In Levilactobacillus brevis, the genomic window TTCGCAATAATTGGTCCGCGATGTCTAAGGAGTTCGTCACCGCTAAGACTTTAGAGGTCACCGTTAAAGCTGCTGGAATCAGACTAATTGTCGTTGAAATATCAAAAAATAAGCGTTGTTGCGTTGTCACCAACTTCGCCGCTGCAAGCCCTAATTGACGTTTCACATCCGGTAAGTCTCTTTGGCGGGTCAGAAAGTCATCGATTCGGTTAAAACTATTGGGTAAACTGATTCCACCGTAGTTCCGAGTCACCTCATCATTAGCTGTTAACTTCACAATATCACGTCGAGCTGTATCACGTGACGTTCCTGTGAGGGCCATTATCTCCCGTAACGTCAAGGAATGGTGACGCATCAACTCCGTTAGAATTCGATTTAAGCGTTCTGCCTGGTGCATGGTTTGCCCCCCTGAATTAAGTGTAAATAAGTGTCTGTATTATACATACTTATAGTAGCTTATTTCTTAGCAGATGGCAAATCGTTGTTAACGCCCATTAATTGGGCCCTGATTTATCCAATACTAAATGATTAGTCCGGCTAAAAGCACTAGCGCTGAGCCGAGTGAATATTTGCTGGTATGGAGTTGGTATGCCTCTTGTTGTGTAAAAAAGGTGTCAATGGATTTCTCCATCAACACCAAATATCATAGAATCTGTAAGCACGCGTCGCTATTCAGGCAATGTCCCACACAGTAACGCGTTTTAAGGTTGTGGGTTAAGCATTAATCGTGACGAAGTTTTTAAGCGGCTGAGTGCCGAAGTGATTGGCTTCGTACAGCAGGATGTTGGCGCAGGCCAAGCTATCATCCAGCGCGTTGTGATGGTGGTGCAGGTCAATCCCCAGTTCGTCACAAACCGTGTTGAGTTTGTGGTTGGGAAATTCTGGGAAGAACTTCCGGCTGGTCTTGACCGTGTCAAGGGTCAAGTAACGCGCGGTTGGTAGGTTGTAGTGTTCCAGCGTACTCCGCAAGACCCCGTTATCGAAGGGGGCATTGTGGGCAATGACGAGACGGTCGCGCTGAAAGAAGGGAGCGACGTGCTCCCAGACTTCCGGAAAGGCCGGCGCATTGGCTACGTCGCGTTCATGAATCCCGTGAATTTGGACGTTGCGCCAGAAGAAGTCGGTGTCTGGCTTAATCAATGAATAGAATTCGTCCACGACCTGACTGTTGCGCACGATGGTTAAGGCTAGTGAGCAAGCGCTATAGCGTTTACCGCTAGCCGTTTCAAAGTCCATAGCGACAAAATTCAAAAGTACATCTTCCCTTCAAAATTGGTTTAGACGGTTAAACCGTCCACGTCGAGCTCGACCGGACAGTGGTCGGACCCCATGACTTGGTCTAGTATTTTAGCGTCTTTCAAGTGATCTTGCAAGCGTTGACTGGTGATGAAATAGTCGATGCGCCAGCCGGCGTTGTTGTCGCGAGCGTGGAACCGGTAGCTCCACCAGGAGTAGCGTTCGGTGGCGTCGGGATTGAAGTAGCGGAAGGTGTCCGTATAACCGGCGGCGAGTAGGGCGGTAAATTTCGCCCGTTCATCGTCGGTAAACCCAGCGTTCTTATGATTGGTCTTGGGATTCTTTAGGTCGATTTCCGTGTGGGCTACGTTGAGATCGCCGCAGAAGATCACGGGCTTCTTGGCGTTCAGATGCTGAACGAAGTCGAGGAAAGCCGTCTCCCAGCCCATCCGAAAGTCCAGGCGTTTTAGCCCGCTTCCGGAGTTCGGCGTGTAGCAGGTTAGGATGTAAAAGTCGGGGTATTCAAGGGTAATCGTGCGGCCCTCGTGGTCGAAGTCGGGCGCATTAATCCCATAGATGACGTTAAGCGGCTTGTGCTTGGTAAAGAGGGCCGTTCCGGAATAACCCTTGCGTTCGGCGTAGTTCCAGTACTGGTAGTAGCCCGGCAGGTCGAGGTCAATCTGGCCCTCCTGGAGCTTGGTTTCCTGAACACCAAAAAAGTCGGCATCCAGCTCCTTAAAAGTCTCGACAAATCCCTTTTTAACGATGGCTCGTAAGCCATTGACATTCCACGAAATAAATTTCATGACGCACCTCCAACTGTTACTTTTCAGTATACCAGAACTTTTAAGCGAGGGGGTGGGCGTTCACCTGGCGTAGCAACACCCGTCGAATCTGATTTTTCTGGGCGAAGCTAAGCGTAAACAATCGCTTACGACCGGTCAGTCTGACGATCCGGCGGGGGAAGACCAAAGTTAGACGACGGAATTCAAAATTTAATCCCGAATTCGTGCGCGTGGCGTGCGGTCGTAGGGGGTTCCATGGTAAAATAGGCCTATGACTGTTGTTCGATGAAGCCCACTGTTGGTCGAAACGAGCACAAACTTTTGGAGAAACGAAGGGAATTTGATAATGATGGAAGAGATTACGGCAGCATTTCCAGCAATCGAAATTTTGCGAAATGAACCCTTGGCGCATTATACGCATACGCTGACGGGGGGACCAGCTGATTATCTGGCTTTTCCGACCAATGTGCAGGAGACCAAGTCACTCTTGGCCTACGCCAATCAGGAAAAACTCCCCGTCACGGTTGTCGGTAATGCCAGTAACCTGATTGTTCGGGACGGTGGCATTCGGGGATTGGTCATGATTCTGACGAAGATGAACACGATTACCACGACGGGGAACACGGTGACCGCCGAGGCTGGAGCTGCCATGATCAAGACCACGCAGGTAGCACAGTCTCACGCGTTAAGCGGCGTTGAATTTGCTGCGGGAATCCCAGGGAGTGTCGGGGGCGCCGTCTTCATGAACGCCGGTGCTTACGGTGGTGAAATCAGCGAGGTAGTGACCGCCGCTGAAGTCTTGACGACGACCGGCGAGATTCGCACCTTAAACGCTGAGGAGCTCGACTTTGGCTACCGGCATAGTTCCATTCAGGACTACCACGACATCATTCTCTCGGCGACCTTCACGTTGAAGCCCGGCGATGGTCAGGCAATTCAGGCGCAGATGGATGATCTAAATGCACGCCGGGCGGCCAAACAACCGCTCGACCTGCCATCCTGTGGGAGTGTCTTCAAGCGGCCCACTGGCCACTACACGGGTCAATTGATTCAGGAGGCCGGACTCCAAGGCTTCCAGCTGGGCGGGGCCCAAGTCTCCACCAAGCACGCCGGGTTCATTGTCAACATTGACCACGCTACGGCGACGGATTACTTAAACTTGATTCATCATATCCAGGATGTGATTTGGCGCGAAGACCAAGTTCATCTTGAGACGGAAGTTCGGATTATTGGCGAAGAGCCAACTCAAAAATAAAAAAGGGGGAACCCTATGTGCCTATAGTTGAAGCAGTGATTCTGTTAATTGTCCTGGTCCTTTTGTCCAATATTATCAGTCACTACCTCACGTTTATTCCAGTTAGTCTGATTCAAATTGCGTTGGGCCTGGTGGTCGCGCTGGTGTGGCAATTCGAGGTGCCACTCGAGACTGACTGGTTTTTACTCTTGTTTATCGCACCCTTACTGTATAATGATGGTCGCCGTTTCCCCAAGCGAGAACTCTGGCGGTTGCGCGGCCCCATCTTCGGGAATGCCATCTGGTTGGTCTTTTTGACCACGTTACTCGGGGGCTTTCTGATCTACGAATTAATTCCCAAGATGCCGCTGACCGTGGCCTTCGCGTTAGCGGCGATCCTGTCGCCAACCGACCCGGTGGCCGTGCAGTCAATCTCTAAGCAGGTCAAATTGCCGGCGAGCCTGATGCATTTGGTCAGTGGTGAAAGCCTGATTAATGATGCCAGTGGGCTGATTGCCTTTAAGTACGCCATTGCGGCAACCGTCACCGGTGCTTTCTCCGTGGGGACGGCCGTGGGTGACTTTATCTACATCAGTATTGTGGGTTTCTTGTCCGGTCTGATCTTCATGACGGCAATTCAGCTGTTGATGGATATCCTGCGACGGCAGGGAATTGACGACGTGATTTTCAACACGGTGTTGCAGATTGCCACGCCGTTTGTGATTTACTTGGTTACCGAAGAGATTACCCATGCGTCGGGCGTGATTGCCGTCGTGACTGCCGGTGTTCTGTTCCACGCCCGGGAGAGCCGAATCGTTGAAGATTCCCCAGAATTAAAACTCGTGACCGAAAAGGTTTGGGATATTATTATCTATTCATTGAATGGGATTGTGTTTGTCATTCTGGGAATCGAGTTGCCCGTGGCCACGTCACAAGTGATCAAGGGTGGCCAGTTCAATACCTGGCAAGCGCTCTTCTTTGCCTTCATGGCCTGGGTGGTTCTGGTCGTGATTCGGACGCTGTGGACGTACGGTTACATTCTGTTCCAGCGGCTGACACGTAACCACAGCGATGAACGTCCGAGCTTCCGGACGGCCGTGTTATCTGGTCTATCTGGGGTTCGGGGGGCCGTTACCATGGCCGGGGTACTCTCCGTGCCGACGGTCATTGCCAGCGGTGCTAGTTTTCCGGCGCGGTCGTTGATGTTGTTCGTCGCCTCGGGTGTGATCATTATCAGTTTAGTCGCGGCGACCATCATGTTGCCGTTGATTTCAACGGATAAGCAACCCTTGCAGACGCGAGCCAGCGCCAGCGACGACATTGCCAATGATATTAATCTGGACGACGAGGACGAGGAAGAATTTCCCGAGGAACCCGTGCGGCAGATCAGTGAAGAAGAGGCGCGGGCCTACATCATGCGCCTCGCAATTTCCAAGATTGAAGAGCTCCGGCGGCCAAATAATCAGCGGGCCGCGTACGATCTGATCTTGGACTATCAGTTCATCATTCGGCGGCTCGAGATGAGCTACCGGGCCGATACCGTCATGCAGAAGGTCTTGGATGACGAGATTAAATTGCGGCAGGTCGCCATCGACGGTGAACGGGCCACGCTTAAGGAGTTGCGCCAGGGTGAAAAGATTACCCAGACCAGCTACGTCGGGGCCCTGCGCCGAATTGAAAATCTGGAAGGCCGGCTGACCCAAGTGTCCGGTCACACCATGCCGGGCGTGATTAACTACTGGCGCCGATTCTTCAAGCATCTGTGGCGGGACGCGGCCTACTGGTTACACTCCGAGGATACGGACCGCTTGCATGCGGAAAATAACCTGATTGAACGGGAGACGGCCAAAGCGGCGATCAAGGCGTTGTCCGAGTATTTATCGCGAACGGATATCGACGAGACGCAGTTTGATAACCAGGCCGTTTACCACCTGATTGTCCAGTACCGGAACCGAATCGAACGGGCCAAGGCCGCCACGGCGCCGCATCACAACGATGACTACCAGCACCAGATTAATAAGTTGCGGGTCCGAGCGTTAGGGGCCGAACGAACTGGGATTCAGTCGTTGCTCGAGGCGGGGAATATTACCTGGATTAAGGCTACCCACCTGCGGCAATATGTCAACTATGCGGAAAATGTCTTAGTCATGTCGTTGTCGGATGAAGAGGGCGACTAGTGCGGATGTTATTTCTGTAAAGTGAGCTATTAAATTCAACAATAAAGGCTGCGTTTCACCGATGCTCTGTGCACGGCGGAACGCAGCCTTTGGTGTAAGCTAGGGATAATGGTGACTGCCGCCTTACCGTTCGCCAAATTTGGCCTGGAGCGCGGTGAGCAGGGACGGACCAAGCCGCAGGTGGTATCGGATTACTTGTTTAATGGCAATAAGCCTTGTCAGCTGGAGACTAGAGCGTATTCGCAGTCGGTTTTCAAATCAAAAAGGACGCCAACCCGCAAAAGGTCGTCGTCCATGATGTTTAATCGGGTAATTCGTCTTGCCCGCTGTTATGCATAATTAAGTAGAGAATCCAGTAGCAGAAGAGCTGGATGAAGGTGAGTAGGCCCACGAAGATCCACATGTTGCTGGTCCACATGTCCATGATTGGCCGAATAAATTGTTCGGGGTTAATGAAGAGGTAGACCGTGTGAATCCGGAGAAACCGACCGATGTAGAGTCCTACCGAGGTTAGGAAGGTCAGTAGCAGAACCGTTACGATACGAACGATCTGGTTGCCCTTGGCCACGCGGGTACTGATAATCTGACTGACGTAATTTAGACTCCAGAAGCCCAGAAGCGTACAGCTCGTGGCGCTGATAATCATGTAGGTGAAGTAGATCCACAGGTGCGGCGTCACCCGTAGCAGTCCGCTTAAGGCGTACGGTTGGAGCAACGACAGGTGGAAAAGGTCGGTCAGTAGATAGGGTGCGTTGGGGTAGAATAGCAACCAGAGAAGCACCAGCGGCCAGAAGAACCATGCGCTCTTGGGGCGGTGCCGCCCCAAATGAAAGCTGAGTTCAATCGGGATGTAGCCCAGAAACGTGTTCAACACGAGAAACGAGAAGGGATCCTTGGCACGGAAATACAGAAAGATCAGCCAGGCCACAAAGAATATTCGAATTTCCCACCGGGCCCGCCGATTCATTAGCCATCACAATCCTTTCATCAGTCTCTGTCTTTATTTTACAGCCTTTAGGCCAAAAACAAACAGAATATGACTTCTAGTTTACCAGAATTTTTTTGAGAAAAGGTTGATTTGCGTGGAGCTTAACGTTTCTGTAAATTTTACCGGTGTCCGGCGGGATTTGCGCGGTATTCTGAGGATTCGGGGCGAAATGTCAGCGACCCCGTGCTATAATTAAATCTGAATTCAATTTGGAGGGAAAGTCATGAACCTGGATTGGGGCAATCTCCTTACAATAGGAAATCTAGTCAACCTACTCGACATTTTGGTCGTCTGGTTTGTCATTTATGAATTGATCGTGATGTTACGGGGAACCAAAGCCATTCAGCTTTTCCGGGGCGTCATCTTGATTCTGCTGGTGAAGTTCGTCAGTGCTTACCTGGGGCTGAACACGGTATCGTGGTTGGTCGATCAGGTCATCAACTGGGGGGTTATCGCCATTATTATCATCTTCCAGCCCGAGATTCGACGGGGACTGGAACATCTGGGCCGTGGCTCATTGTTCGTGCGGATTCGGCACGAGAATGAGGCAGCGAACCACATGATTGAGGGCCTGGACAAGGCGATTCAGTACATGTCCAAACGGCGTATCGGGGCGCTGATGACCATTCAGCGCGATACCGGCTTGGAAGACTACATTGAGACCGGGATCGATCTGGATGCGGAGTTAACCGGCGAACTGTTAATTAACATCTTTATCCCCAACACACCGCTGCATGACGGGGCGGTCATCATCCGCGACAATCGGATCGCGGTTGCCGCGGCCTATTTGCCGCTGTCCGAGAGCAACCTGATTCCTAAAGAATTAGGGACGCGTCACCGGGCCGCCGTGGGGATCTCCGAAGTCACGGACGCCTTAACGATCGTGATTTCTGAAGAGACCGGCGAAGTCTCGATTACCAAGAACAACGAGTTGCTACGGGGACTCACCCAGGCAGACTACCTGAAGTTCTTGCGCGATGAATTAGTAAATGAAGAAGCTGCCAACAATGGCAACGTCTTAGTCAAGGCGTTAGATTGGTTCGATCAACGCTTTAGAGGGGGGCGGCGCTAATGAAAAACGAGCGTTATACGACGTGGTTATACCGCATCCTCGCGTTAATTTTAGCAATTCTCTTGTTCTTCTACGTCAATAGTACCAAGTCGTCAACCAACTCGCAGTCGACCAGTTCGACCAACAACACCTCGTTGACGGCGACTAAGACCATGAAGGTGTCGGTCCCTTTACAACTCAACGTCAACAGCAATAAGTACTTCGTGACAGGGTACCCGCAGAAGGTCAAGGTGACCTTGCGTGGGCCGCTGGCGTTGGTCACCACGACCGCCAATACCCAGAATTTTAAGGTCTACGCCGCGCTGAGTGATCTCGGTGTCGGCAAACACCGGGTGACCCTGCACCAAGAAGGGTTGAACCACGAGATTGAATCCAGCATTTCGCCGGCCAAGATCACGGTGGATATTGAACCGCGGAAGACGGTTTCATATCCCGTTAAAGTTCGGTATAATAGTCAAAACATCGCCGCGGGATACTCTGCCGGCAAGGCCACTTCCGATGTGACTCGGGTCAAGGCGACCGGGGCCGCCAACGAGATTTCGCGGATTAAGCAAGTGGTTGCTCAGCTAACGGTGCCACAGAATAGCAAGAAGACGGTGAATAGCCAAGCCGTGATTGAAGCGTTGGATAGCAGTGGCAACACGGTCAATGTGATTCTGACGCCGTCGACGACCACGGCCAACCTGCCGATTACCTCCGATGGGGAGAGTAAGCGGGTCGGGTTAGACCTAAACGCGAAGAACGGCTCGTCCGGAACGACCTATAAACTAACCAGTAACGTATCCAAGGTGACCGCCTATGGTAGTGCGTCTCAGCTCAAAGATCTCGATAATGTGGCTGTGGACGTCGATGTGAGCGACGTCAAGAACAATACCACCAAGACGGTGACCCTCGATACCAGTGATAACAACGTTACTGCCTTTGATCCCTCAACCATTAAGGTGACGATTAAGGCAACAGCAAATTAACGAAAATTGTTTGAGAAATGAGGAAGATTACGATGAAGTATTTTGGAACTGACGGCGTCCGGGGCGTTGCGAACCAAGAATTAACCCCAGAATTAGCCTTTAAGGTTGGCCGATTTGGCGGCTACGTTTTGACGCAACATGCAGACAGTGAGAACAAGCACCCGCAAGTTCTCGTGGCCCGTGATACACGGATTTCTGGTCAATTACTGGAAAATGCCTTGGTGGCGGGACTCCTATCCGTCGGAATTGAAGTGCTCCGTCTAGGCGTCATCTCCACGCCGGCCGTGGCCTACTTGGTTCGCACGCAAGGTGCGGCCGCCGGCGTCATGATTACGGCGTCCCACAATCCGGTAGAATACAATGGAATCAAGTACTTCGGAAACGACGGCTACAAGCTTTCTGATGAAATGGAAGAAGAAATTGAAGCCCTGTTGGATGCCGAGAAAGATACGTTACCTCGTCCAGCCACGGACGGCTTGGGGACGGTCGAAGACTACTCCGAAGGAAGCCAAAAGTACATTCAGTTCTTGGAACAAACCATTGCGGATGACCTGGAAGGCCTCCACATTGCGGTTGATTCCGCTAATGGGGCCACGAGTGGCTTAGTTTCCCGGCTTTATGCGGATCTGAATCTTGATTTTGATACGATTGCGACCACGCCCAATGGCCTGAACATTAACGACCAAGTGGGGTCGACGCATCCCGAACAGCTGCAAAAGTTTGTGGTTGAGAAGGGCGCCCAAATTGGGTTGGCCTTTGACGGCGACGGCGACCGGTGCATTGCCGTGGATGAGAATGGTCAGATCGTCGATGGCGATAAGATCATGTACATCTGTGGGAAGTACATGGCGGAACACGGCCGGTTGAAGAAGGATACGATTGTGACGACGGTCATGAGTAACTTGGGCATGTACAAGGCCATGGCCGCCCACGACCTGAAGTCCGTGAAGACCAAGGTTGGGGACCGTTACGTGGTTGAAGAAATGCGTAAATCGGGCTACAACCTGGGTGGCGAACAGTCTGGTCACGTGGTCTTCTTAGACTTCAACACGACCGGGGATGGCCTCTTGACCAGCCTACAACTGCTTCACATCCTGAAGGTGACTGGCAAGAAGTTGTCCGAATTGGCTGCCGACGTGACGACCTACCCGCAAAAGCTGGTCAACATCAAGGTAGCGGACAAGCAGGCTGCCCAAGAGAATCCGAAGGTCCAAGCCGCTATTGCCATCGTTGAAAAGGAAATGGCTGGCGACGGGCGCGTGTTGGTTCGCCCTTCAGGGACTGAACCATTACTCCGGGTGATGGCCGAAGCCCCAACCGAGGAATCCGTGGCCGCCTATGTAGAACGGATTGCGGCAGTGGTTCGCGCCGAAGTCGGCATTGACTAAGGGTTAACGGTATTTAAACGAAATGGAAATGGACATGAAAGAGGGCACCCTGCCACGTTGGCTGGGCGCTTTTTTCATGAAAAATCATTATAAATATTATGATAGACCAGTTCGGGATTTTTTGATTGACAACCCCTGGTAAACGCTGTAGAGTAAAGACATTCAGAAATGTTTTTCAAAACGTTTCAGTCTATACCAATTTTAAAGAAAACAGATACATTTCTAATTTAATTTAACGACCCTCCCGGTAGTCGCTGGGACTGGCGTCGAGAAAAGGAAGAAAACTTATGTGTGGAATTGTTGGTGTTACTGGTAATGACAATGCCGTTAAAATCTTACTAAACGGACTTGAAAAGCTCGAATACCGGGGCTACGATTCAGCCGGAATCTACGTGAACGATCAGAAGGGTCAGGACTACTTGGTGAAGACCAAGGGCCGGATCTCTGAGTTACGGTCTAAGGTGACACCCGATGTTCACGGGTCAACTGGGATTGGCCACACGCGTTGGGCCACCCATGGGGTTGTGAGTGTGGATAACGCCCACCCACATTTCTCTAACGATGACCGGTTCTACCTGGTCCACAACGGTGTGATTGATAACTTCCAAGAACTCAAGGCTAAGTACCTGAGCGATGTGCCTTTTAAGAGTCAAACGGATACCGAAGTTGTCGTTCAATTGATCGACAAGTTCGCGGTTGAAGAAAACTTGGATGCCAAGGCGGCCTTCCTGAAGACGTTAAGCCTGCTCAAGGGTTCATCCTACGCCTTCTTAATGATGGACCGTGAACAACCGGATACCTTATTCGTTGCCAAGAACAAGAGTCCACTGTTGATCGGGGTTGCTGATGGGTTCAATGTAGTCTGCTCCGATGCTTTAGCAATGTTGAAGGAAACCCACGATTTCTTGGAACTGATGGATGGGGAAGTCGTGACCATCACGCCTGACAAAGTGGCTATTCAAGATGCTGCCGGGAATCCTGTTGAACGGAAGCCATTCCACGTTGACATGAACGCGGACGAAGCCGACAAGGGGACTTACCCATTCTACATGTTGAAGGAAGTCGACGAACAACCAAATGTTATGCGCAAGTTGGCTCAGACTTACCTGTCAGAACATGGTGTTCCACAGATTGATCAAAAGTTGTTGGACGCTATGGAAGCAGCCGACCGCCTGTACATCGTCGGTGCCGGGACCAGTTACCACGCCGGGTTAGTCGGCAAGCGGCTCTTTGAAAAGCTCGCCCACATCCCAACGGAAGTCCACGTTTCCTCCGAGTTCGCCTACGAACAACCGATGTTGTCCGAGAAGCCGTTCTTTATCTTCTTGACCCAGTCCGGCGAAACGGCCGATAGTCGCGAGGTGTTGGTCAACGTCAATGACGCCGGTTACCCAAGCCTGACCATCACCAACGTGCAGAACTCCACGTTGTCTCGTGAAGCAACCTACACGTTGTTACTCCATGCCGGTCCGGAAATCGCCGTGGCTTCAACCAAGGCGTACACGGCGCAAATCGCGCTGGAAGCCATCTTGGCTAAGGCGTTGGGCGAAGCCACTGGTCAGATTGTGGCCCAAGACTTCAATATTCGCCAACAGTTAGGTCTGGTCGCCACCGGGATGCAAGCCATCGTTGATGAAAAGGATAAATTGGAAAAGATTGCCAACGACTATCTGATGAAGTCCAACCGGGCCTTCTACATTGGCCGGGGGATTGACCACGCGGTTTCTCTGGAAGCTGCCTTGAAGTTGAAGGAAATCTCCTACGTCCAAGCTGAAGGGTTTGCCTCTGGTGAATTGAAGCACGGGACGATTGCGCTGATCGAAAAGGATACGCCAGTGATTGGCTTTATCACCCAGGCCAAGACGGCTGGTTTGACACGGAGCAACCTGCAAGAGACCATGGCCCGAGGCGCCAAGACCCTGACCATCGTACGTGAAGGCTTAGCCATTGACGGCGACGATCTGATCTTGCCAGACGTTGACGAAATGTTAATGCCATTGTTGAGCGTGGTTCCAGCGCAATTGCTGGCTTACTACACCAGCTTGAACAAGGGCTTGGACGTGGATAAGCCACGGAACTTGGCCAAGAGTGTTACGGTTGAATAGATCCGAACAATAAGTGAATTAAACGAAACCGTCCAATTGCTGGGCGGTTTTTTGTTTTGTCTGACCGCCTTATCCGCTAACAGAAGGTGAAACCATTAAGTTGGTCGTCCTACCCACCGCGTTTCCGACCAGATTTGGCGAACGGTAAGGCGGCAGATAAGCATTTCCCTTGCGTCTGGAACGCTTTCGTTGTATAGTACATTCATGAAAACTTTGAAAAAGTGAGGTGAACGACATGAAGTATACGAAACGAGTCGATGCTCATAAAAACCAAAAACAGCGGGATGCAACCTTTGAGAAATTCAAGAAGCAGCAGAACGCATTAAGCGCCAACCGGCGGGGTGTTCGTCGGAAATAGGGTGGTCACTGTTAAGCGCAGTGAGCATCCTTTTTTGTTAGATGGCTGGACGACTTGGTGGGTAATTTACGCAACTGGTGGGATAGTTTCAGGCGAATTTTCAAAAAATATTAAAAAGCTGAGCTGTTTACTTGAAAAATTGGTATAGATCATTTATAATTGGGCTATACCATTAGGAGAGGGAGACTGAATGAAATGAAGCAATTAACCAACATGAACGTTCAAATCGTCAGTGACAAACAAGCCGGGGGTCAAGCCGGGTTTAAGATTTTCCAACAAGCCTTAGCCAACGGTGCCAAGGTTCTGGGGCTGGCCACGGGGAGCACGCCCGTCACAATCTACGAACAACTTGTGGCGAGTGACCTGGACTTTAGCCAGCTCACGTCCGTCAACTTGGATGAATA contains:
- the glmM gene encoding phosphoglucosamine mutase; amino-acid sequence: MKYFGTDGVRGVANQELTPELAFKVGRFGGYVLTQHADSENKHPQVLVARDTRISGQLLENALVAGLLSVGIEVLRLGVISTPAVAYLVRTQGAAAGVMITASHNPVEYNGIKYFGNDGYKLSDEMEEEIEALLDAEKDTLPRPATDGLGTVEDYSEGSQKYIQFLEQTIADDLEGLHIAVDSANGATSGLVSRLYADLNLDFDTIATTPNGLNINDQVGSTHPEQLQKFVVEKGAQIGLAFDGDGDRCIAVDENGQIVDGDKIMYICGKYMAEHGRLKKDTIVTTVMSNLGMYKAMAAHDLKSVKTKVGDRYVVEEMRKSGYNLGGEQSGHVVFLDFNTTGDGLLTSLQLLHILKVTGKKLSELAADVTTYPQKLVNIKVADKQAAQENPKVQAAIAIVEKEMAGDGRVLVRPSGTEPLLRVMAEAPTEESVAAYVERIAAVVRAEVGID
- the glmS gene encoding glutamine--fructose-6-phosphate transaminase (isomerizing), whose translation is MCGIVGVTGNDNAVKILLNGLEKLEYRGYDSAGIYVNDQKGQDYLVKTKGRISELRSKVTPDVHGSTGIGHTRWATHGVVSVDNAHPHFSNDDRFYLVHNGVIDNFQELKAKYLSDVPFKSQTDTEVVVQLIDKFAVEENLDAKAAFLKTLSLLKGSSYAFLMMDREQPDTLFVAKNKSPLLIGVADGFNVVCSDALAMLKETHDFLELMDGEVVTITPDKVAIQDAAGNPVERKPFHVDMNADEADKGTYPFYMLKEVDEQPNVMRKLAQTYLSEHGVPQIDQKLLDAMEAADRLYIVGAGTSYHAGLVGKRLFEKLAHIPTEVHVSSEFAYEQPMLSEKPFFIFLTQSGETADSREVLVNVNDAGYPSLTITNVQNSTLSREATYTLLLHAGPEIAVASTKAYTAQIALEAILAKALGEATGQIVAQDFNIRQQLGLVATGMQAIVDEKDKLEKIANDYLMKSNRAFYIGRGIDHAVSLEAALKLKEISYVQAEGFASGELKHGTIALIEKDTPVIGFITQAKTAGLTRSNLQETMARGAKTLTIVREGLAIDGDDLILPDVDEMLMPLLSVVPAQLLAYYTSLNKGLDVDKPRNLAKSVTVE